GCATTGAGTGTCGCAGGAACAGGAATTTTCGGCGCTGCGTTGAACAGCCCTTTGCCGGTGTAGAGCGTTGCGAGGTCCAGTCGCCGCGACGGCTCCGAAGGATTTTCTTCCGTCCCTTCTTGTGCGGCTGCAGATGAAGCCTCGGCCCCGGCGCCAGCCGCGCGCGTCGTTGTTGACTTTGTTTCTGTATCCGTCGCGCTGGCCTGCGCCGCCATCGGCTTCGGATTTTCGACCGAGACAACCGTCGGCCCGCCAATGACGATGAGTTGCCGCACTGCTGCAAGATGTGGCGAGGAAAATGCCCCGCGCAAATCATCCGTCGAAATCGTGCCGTCGGCATGGAGAAACGCGCGTCGAATTCCGGGAATGTTCTGCGCATAAGTGACGCCAATCAATTGCGTCGCGCCGCCGTGCGCCGCCGCGCCCACCGCCTTGGCGATCTCGTCGAGTTCTTCGCCGGGAACTTTCCACTGATACGGCGCGCGCGCTGAATATGCATCCGCCGCAGCCAGCAAACCGGTATCATCGAAGCCCACAATCGCGAGATTGTCGCCCGTCAGGAAAACGCCGCCTTCGCCTTTTTCCAGCATAGAAATCAACGGGGCGAGCGTGCTCGACGTTTCCTGTGGCATCGCATTCTTACCGATCCAAATTCGCGGCCCTTTGCCATCAGTCTTGCCAGTCGTGGCTACAATCGGGAGCGTCAGTCCAGAAGTTCCATAACCAAGTCGAGCTGCGAGGTTTGCCGCAGCCGTATTCTCCGCGGCAGTCGGCTGCGCGGGTACGACAACGTGCCCGTCAATCGCGTCGGCGATCCCATTCTCGTTCGTGTCGATGAGCATCCAGCCTGCCGCAAAGGCATTTTCCAGGTGACTGGACGAAGCAGACTGCACGGAAGACGCACGTTGCACCTGATCCTGCCGTGCCGCTCGAACTACGACCGTTGCAGAAAGTGCCGCAACAACGGTCCCCGACAAGACCGCAATCCAAGCAATTCTTACGTCGCGTAGAAGCCCCATAAATCTCCTCGACGGATAAAGAATAAAATGTCGCGTAACTCTATTCCGAGATAGCCCGCATTTCAACGAAAGATGCTCCGAGAAACGGGCTAAATCTCACGTCCCAGTGCGTCACGGTGCGCCCTGCAACTGCATCCAGAGGAGCAAAGTCCTAATCCCTTCGGGCAGGTGCAGAACAGGCCGAAAATCTGCTATTCTAGGAAACAGTACGGCTCGGTCCGGTGTCTAAGTTATTAGAGGCTTTCCTGCGAGCTTCGGCGAACCTGCCGGGCAGGCGAGCGGGCCGAAAATTTGTCAGGTTGGGGTAGACCTGGATAGGCGGCACGACGCATGTCGGATTTGGCGCAGACTCTATCCTGGATTCAAGATGAGACGCAGCTACTCACCGAGCTGAGGTCCGGCTCGGATACTGCCTTCGATTGGCTTGTCACCTATTACCACGCCTCGGTTTACAACGTCATTTACAGCATTATTGCCGATCGCAGCGATGCAGCCGACGTAACTCAGGAGGTCTTCCTCAAGGTTTTCCGCGGCATTGGCGGTTTCCGCCAGGGCAGTTCGTTGAAGACGTGGCTCTATCGCATTGCCGTGCGCGAGTCGCTGAACCATCGCCGCTGGTGGCAGCGTCACAGCAAGCACGAAGTGTCCATTGATTTCTCGGCAAGCGATAATCAGTCCGCTGCTGAATTGCCAGACGCCGATGCGACGCCGTTTGATCGCTTCGCCAGGAATGAGTTGCAGACCGTCGTGCGCAATGCGCTCTCCGAGCTGCCGGAAGTCTATCGCAGTGCCGTAATTCTGCGTGATCTCGAGGGGCTTTCCTATGAGGAAGTATCCGAAGTCCTGGAAATCTCGGTCGCCACGGTCAAGACACGCATTCTTCGCGGACGCCGAGCTTTGAGAAAAATCCTGGACCCGGTGTTGCACGAGCCGTCGGCTTCCGCAGTTCGAAGCGAATTGCCGCGCGAAGGCGCAGTCATGCTTTCGGCGGCGAGCGGCGTTTCGGAGTCGCCGCTGAGTTCTTATGCTGCTATGGCAATGAATCGGGGAAGTGGAGGCGCATAATGACCTGCCGAGAAGTTTCACGGCATCTGGCGGGCTATTTGGATGGCGCAGGTCCGACGGACCGGCACGCGAATGTTCGCGTGCACCTGGAAAATTGTGCATCCTGCCGCGCGGACCTGGAAAGCTATCGCCGCTTGGCGCAAGCGCTCGCGGGTGCGAAGGCGATGATGCCACCTGCGGACCTCGCCACGCGCATCCGCGTCGAGGCTTCTCGCCTTCAGGTTTATAAGAGTGCCAGTCGGCCGATTCTCTCCCGTGCGCGCATGTTCTTCGAGCATATTTTGCGGCCACTGGCTGTTCCCGCGACCGGTGGTTTGTTGACTGCTGCATTTGTCTTCGTGTTTCTGGTTCAGAGCCTCATCGTGGGCATGCCAATGGGGAATATTCCCAACGACCTCCCAACGGATTTGATTCAACCGGCGCGTCTGGAGAGTCTCGCGCCATTCCCTCTGCCTGCTCTTTTGGGCGATGGCAAAGGCTCGGCCTCCGGAATGCTCAAGGTAGAGGCCACGGTCAATGCCGAAGGGCAAGTGGGCGACTACAAGATTCTTTCCGGACCGGACGACGCGGCCATTCGCCACCAGATTGATCAGATCCTGATTTTTTCTCGGTTTCGGCCTGAGCTCAATTTCGGCCGGCCGACGTCCGGCGGTCAGGTGATCGTCACATTTAGTGAGGTTCGCGTTCGCGGCTGAGCCACCGGCAGCGGTCTTCCCGCTCAAGATCGTTCGTGCTGCCCATGCTTGAATTCCTCGGATGGCTACTTTGCATCAGGTTCATGCCACGCCCTCTGTCAGCCCGTTTTTTCTGGTGGAGCGTTTCTTGACTCAGCCAACCCGGCCCTATAGAGTGAGAATCTCACATCAGTGATCCCCTGCATCGGGTGTGCGGCATCAGTCTGAAGGAGAGGGTTAAGTTTTTGCAGCACTGCGCCTTACGTCGAGAAACCACGGACATGAAGAGTCGAGGAACTAGTCGGCATCTGGTCCTGTGTGTTTCCGTCGCCATCGCTTTGTGTTTGCTTTGGGCTGCTTCTGCGGTTCGAGCCTCCGCGCAGGAAACGACGGAGGCCACGGAAAACTCGCCCAATCCAATCACCGTGCAGTTGAGTCCGCAACTGTTCGCCACCATGTGCGCTCTGGACGCCGCGGGTTTTGGCGCCAATTCGACCAATCTCAATTTAAGTCCTCTCGAAACCGACATTCAGGCACGCATGCTTCAATTAAAGGGCCCTGCCGCTGTCGCCGTTCGCCAGTTTTATTCTCAGCATCAGCATGCCGACCCTGAGGAAACACTCGCGCCGTATCTGTCTTTCGCTCTGGCTGTCGGGCCTCCGCCGGAATTTCATTTCATGGTTTCGCATGATGAATTGCCTCCCGCTGTGCTTTCCATCGACGGCTTTTCCGACGTCCTTCGCGATTTCTACTCCGAAGCGCAGATTGACCATGAGTGGGCAGCCGCCGAACCAGATATGGAGCGTGAGGCGGACCGTCTCACGGATCCTTTTCGGCAGATCGTTCTTCAAAGCACAGTCTATCTCCGTCAAATTCTCACGCCTGAGCAAGGCCGCACGTTCACCGTGATTCCCTCGATGTTGGTCGGCCCGCGCGTGGATTTTCGGAACGTGGGAAACCATTACATTGTCGTTGTCGGAGAAGGCTCAGTACTTCCTCTGGAAGATATTCGCCATGCCTTCCTGCATTTTCTACTGGATCCCGACGTTCTCAGCTACCAACCCGCCATTTCCACGCGGCGCGCACTCTTGAGCATTGCCGCCCGGGCGCCACAGCTCCCATATGCCTACCAAGATGATTTTGTGGGGCTATTCGATGAGTGTCTTGTTCGTGCGGTTGAGTTGAAGCTGCGCAAACTGGCGCCGGCTCCATTGGAAACGTTGTTAAGCGCCAATGACCGCACTGGCTTCATTCTCGTGCGGCCGGTTTACGAGCAATTGGCGGTATTTGAGAAAGATCAGTCCTCCATGCGCCTTTATATGCCGGATCTCATCCGCTCCATCAAAGTGGCGCAGGAGCAGAAGCGCCTGCAGAGCGTTCAATTCGCGCCCGCCGGCGAGCGAATTCAGTCCGGTGGAATCGGCGGTGAGGGCGCATCCGCCAACGCCGTCGGAGAAGCCGTTGTCAACAATGCGCTGATGCGCGGCGATCGCCAGATCGCTTTGCAGGATGCCTCTGGCGCAGCGGCCACATTTCAGAGCGTCCTCGACCAGCATCCCAACCTCCCGCGAGCTTTGTACGGGCTGGCTCTTGCTTCGCTCTTGCAAAACCAGGGGCAAAAGGCTGAGGATATTTTTGAAAAGCTCATCCAGCCTCCGAATTCGGGCTCGAAGCAGCTGCCTCCCAGTCCGGACATTTTGGCATGGTCGCATGTTTACCTCGGCCGAATGCATGACGTTCAAGGCGATCGAGATGGCGCCATGAACGAGTATCGAGCGGCATTGGTCGTCAATGGCGCGCCGGAAGCCGCGCGCGCTGCGGCGCAGCAGGGAATTGATTCGCCGTACCGGCCTCCGGCCGGGGCACAAAAGCAATAGCTCCTGAAGAAATCGCTGTGGGACGCGGCGCAAACGGAAGGAAAGGACATTTCGATGAAACGAAAGACAGGAATTCTGATGGGATTCGCGACGCTGGCTTGCCTGGCATTGTCGCCCGCGCTGTTTGCGCAGCAAGGACAGTCGCAGCAGCAGGGTCAGCAATCCGGGCAGCAGTCTCAGCCGCCCTCTCTGCTTCACCCGGCTGGCCAGCAAGCGCAGCAGGCTCCTGCCCAGCAAGCGCCCAAGGTGGATCCGAAAGAGGAGGCCGATTACAAAGCGTTATTCGACATGATGCAGTCTCCCACACCGGACCTCGACAAGGAAATTCAGTCCTCCGAGGATTTTTTGAAGAATTTTCCGCAGAGCCACTATCGCGCTTGGGTGGCCTCCCGATTGACGAATCTTTATTTCCAGAAGCGCGACATAACCAAAATGCTCAGCGCCTCTACGCTTGCCCTCCAGTTGAATCCTAACGATGTAAGTGTTCTCGTCCCGGTCGGCTGGGTTTTGCCGCGGGTTGACGCTAACGCTCCGGATTTTCCGGACCGGCTCGCCAGGGCCGAGCAGTATGAGAAGCATGCTCTCGAGCTCCTTCCCACTCTGCCCAAGCCGGCACAAGTCACCGATCAGCAGTTTGCTCAGAGCAAGGCTGACGCTGTCTCCCAGGCCCACAGCGGTCTTGGTCTGGTCTATTTCCGCGAAGGCAAATATCAGCAGTCGTCTGACGAACTTCAGCAGGCAACGCAAGTCACGACCGATAGCGATCCGACCGATTTCTTTATCCTCGGTCTGGATCTCGATCAGTTGCAAAAATTCGCCGACGCTTCCAAGGCGTATGATTCCTGTGCCGCACTGACGTCAACCCTGCAGGACACTTGCAAGCGCAATGGCGCTGCGGCCAAGACGAAAGCCGGCTCTCAGCCAGCACCTCGCAAACCCTGAGGTTTTTCGAGCGAAACACGGTACCCAATGACCGATCCGGAAAGGGAAGATCTCGAAGCCAGACTTGGCCACCGATTTCACAAGATCGGATGGCTGGAGCGCGCGCTCACTCATCGTTCTCATACCTTCCTCTCTGAGGAACATCACAATGAGCGCCTCGAATTCTTGGGGGATAGCGTCCTTGGCTTGGCTGTAAGCCAGGTCCTCGTACTTCGCTTTCCGGATTGGGAAGAGGGGAGTCTCTCGAAAGCGCGTGCTCGCCTCGTGAGCGCCGCCAGTGCGGAGGTCGCCGCAAACAGACTGCGTCTTGGTGACCACTTGCGCCTTGGCCCCGGCGAGGAAAAAACGGGCGGCCGCAAAAAACGAAATCTGCTCGCTGATGCTTATGAGGCTGTCGTCGGTGCCATTTTCCGCGATGCGGGATTCGAACCGGCCGCCGCATTCGTCGAGCGAACGCTTCTCCATGACACCCGCTTCACGGATTCCTTGCTCGACGATGAAGACAACAAATCTGCTTTGCAAGAATTGCTGCAAGGCCGCGGAATACCGCCCGCGGAATACCGCGTCGTCAAGGAGTCGGGCCCTGAACATCAGAAAATATTTCGCGTTTCCGTCCGCGTCGATGGGCGTTCTTTGGCCGAAGGAGAGGGACGCAGCAAAAAATCGGCCGAGCAGGCCGCGGCAGGACTGGCCTTAAAAGCGCTGCTCGCCGAACATGCAGGCGACGGCAAGGCTCGCTGATGGCGCTCGCCCCAACAATCGGTCCTAACCAGTCCAAAAGCTTCGGCAGTCGTCCGCTGCTGCCTGTCGCGCCCGCTCATGCGCGCCGCATTCCTCGCTGGTTCAGGATTCTCATCCTCGCGTTCGCCGCATGCCTCATCCTCGATTTCGGCCTTTCGCTCCTTCTGGAAGCTGGCTGGCTGAACCGCGCTTTGACGCTCAGGCTCGAAGCCGCATTTGGACGCCCCGTCGAAGTCAGCAACTATTCCTTCAGTCTGCTGGAAGGGCCGCGCCTCGAAGCGAATTACATCACCGTCGCCGAAGACCCGCGCTTCGGCAACGAATATTTCCTCCGCGCAGATCAGCTGGCCGTCGGCGCGCGCTGGAGCGAATTGCTTCGCGGCCACATGGAGTTCGGCGCACTCTCCTTTGTGCGGCCTCATCTCAATCTGGTTCATCTCCCCGATGGTCAGTGGAACCTCGAATCATGGCTCCCGGCCCCGCGCGGCGGCTTCTCGCCAGCGCGCGGACACGCCTCCGCGCGCATTTCGCGCATTGACGTCTCCGAGGGCCGCGTCGATTTCAAGCAGAGCGATGACAAATTGCCTTTCGCTTTTGTGGACGTGAAGGGCAGCGTCGAGCAGCTCAGTCCAGGCACGTGGAACATCGCCCTCGAAGCGCAGCCCTTTCGCTCCTCTGTTGTCGTGCAGCAGGCTGGATTGCTCAGTCTTCGCGGAACCGTTGGAGGCACTTCTTCGCGCCTGCGTCCCGCTGCGCTCGAGCTTGATTGGAACGCCGCATCTCTCTCGGACATTCTGAGGCTCGTGAAGGGGTGGGATTACGGCGTGCGCGGCCTTCTCTCTTTGCAGCTCGCTGCGCGGACCACGGGAACGGATTGGAATTTTTCGTCGCGCACGCAATTGCGTCGCTTGCATCGTTGGGATTTGGCCCTGCGCCCTGATGACCTGGCGGTTAATCTGAATGTCGACGCACATTGGACGCCCGGCAGCTCTCAGCTTAGTGTCACGCAGGCTGTCCTGGAAGCGCCTCGCTCGAACATTCACGGCGCAGGAAATCTGACTTGGGTTCTCGGCGCGAATCCCGCTCGCGCCGCCGTGAAAGACACCCAGCTCCGAATTTCCTCCGACGGAGTCGATCTCGCTGATGTCCTCACCTGGTATCGCGGCTTTCACCCTGGCGTCGCGGATCAGATCACGCTTCAGGGCGCGGCCTCACTTGATCTTTCTCTTTCCGGCTGGCCTCCTCGCGTTCGCAGTGGCTTCATTCGTACTTCTGGAGCCGAAATCGATGGCGGCGCAGCGCCCGCTCCCATTCGAATTGGCGATGCATCTTTCAATTTCTCCAAAGCGGGAGCCAGTCTCAATCCCGTAAATATTTATCTGGGAACGGGTCTGGGCAAATTCGAACTCGCTGGCTCCATGATGCGCGGTTCTCATTCTCAACCCGCGTGGACTCTCAACGGCCAGACTGCCGATGTGCGTATTCTCACCGCTTCCGCCGCTGCGTTAGGGTTCAGTTTGCCGCCCGGATGGATTATCGCGGGGCCTGCGCAAGCGCATTTGCAGTGGCCGGGCCACGGCTTTCCGCAGGGAGTCATCGCCGTGGACGGCTTGAAAATTCAGGCTCCGTTCCTCAATCGCGAAATCTCGCGCGTGGCGGCAACTGCTGACTTATCGTCTTCCGGCTGGAAAGTTCAAGTCGGCGCAGCGGATGCCTTTGGCGCGAACTGGCATGGGACCTTCGAGCGTCCCAATCGAAATCAGGAGTGGCAGTTTGCTCTCGCGGCAAATGAACTCAATGCCTCGGAGATGGATCGCTGGCTGAACCCTCAGCGCCGGCAAAATTTTCTGACGCGCCTCTTGCCGTTTCTCGCCACGCAGCCGCAGCCACAGCCGATGCCCGTGTGGCTCCGCGCCCGCGGCACGCTCGCTTTGGGTCAATTCAATTTGGCTCCCTTCGTCCTGCATCAACTGCACGCCGATGCCGCAGTAGACGGCCGCGAACTCCGTCTCACCAACGCGGAGACCGGTTTTTACGGTGGCAAATTGCTCGGCTCGATTGCTCTCAATCTCGTCTCGCAGCCAACGTATGAAGTGAATGCAAAATTCCGCGGCGTGAATTTAAGCCAGCTCGCGGCTCATACATTTTCTTTGGCCGAACTTTTTTCGGGCAGCGCCTCGGGCAGCCTGCGCATTTCCGCAAAGGGCATTGGCCGCGAAGCGCTCTTGCGTTCGCTCTCCTGCCAGGGCGCTGCGCAGATGAGCAATGCTGGTTACGCGGGAATGGATTTGCTCGAGTCCATAAGTGCTGGCGCGCGCCGCCCGGGAACCACGCTCTTTCCGGCAGCTTCCGCGGATTTCTCGTGCTCCGGCGGCAAAGTTCAGTTTTCTCGCTTGCTTCTCACTGGCTCGAAGAATCAAATCGAGGCCGCGGGTTACGTCGATTTTCAGCGCCAATTGAAATTCGAGCTGCACCCAGTTGACAATGTCCAGGACGAAAATAAAAATCTGAAAGCTCCCGATCCTGCACACGTCTTCGAATTGTCCGGCACTTTGAAATCTCCCCAGCTCTCCCGCGCCGGACTTCATCCGCCATCTCGATGAACGCGTCGCATCGCAAATTTCGCCGCGGACAGCGCAGTATCGGCCTCGCGCCATGAAGAATCACCTTCGCTCACGGCCCACATTTCCGTTCGTTCTCGTGCTTTTGGAGCTGCTCCTTTTTTCGCCTCCCATTTTCTCGCGCCAATCTGCATCCGCTAAGCGCATTCGCCTTGTTCCGCATTTCTCTCCCGGCCAGACCCTTCGTTACTCTGTCCAGATGACTTTGGACACGAATTCACAATCCACCGGCCCCATAGTCAATCCCGAAGGCGCCCAAAAAATTGAAGAATCCGTCAACGTCACGCTGCGGATCGACGTCCTCAGCGTTTCAAACGCTACCGCGACTCTCGGCCAGGCCCGCATTCGCGCCACTTATGAAAAGGCCGTCGCCACAACCAGCAGCGATTCCTACGACCCTGATACGGCCGCCGTCGCAGATCAATTCAAGCGGCTCGAAGGTCAGTCTCTGGAATTCACTCTTGAACCCGATGGCAAAATCAGCGATGCGACGGGTCTCAAGGACACAACAACAGATCCATCCCGCGCCGCAATCGTCAGCCAGTGGCTCAGCCAGTTGAC
The sequence above is a segment of the Candidatus Acidiferrales bacterium genome. Coding sequences within it:
- a CDS encoding AsmA family protein produces the protein MALAPTIGPNQSKSFGSRPLLPVAPAHARRIPRWFRILILAFAACLILDFGLSLLLEAGWLNRALTLRLEAAFGRPVEVSNYSFSLLEGPRLEANYITVAEDPRFGNEYFLRADQLAVGARWSELLRGHMEFGALSFVRPHLNLVHLPDGQWNLESWLPAPRGGFSPARGHASARISRIDVSEGRVDFKQSDDKLPFAFVDVKGSVEQLSPGTWNIALEAQPFRSSVVVQQAGLLSLRGTVGGTSSRLRPAALELDWNAASLSDILRLVKGWDYGVRGLLSLQLAARTTGTDWNFSSRTQLRRLHRWDLALRPDDLAVNLNVDAHWTPGSSQLSVTQAVLEAPRSNIHGAGNLTWVLGANPARAAVKDTQLRISSDGVDLADVLTWYRGFHPGVADQITLQGAASLDLSLSGWPPRVRSGFIRTSGAEIDGGAAPAPIRIGDASFNFSKAGASLNPVNIYLGTGLGKFELAGSMMRGSHSQPAWTLNGQTADVRILTASAAALGFSLPPGWIIAGPAQAHLQWPGHGFPQGVIAVDGLKIQAPFLNREISRVAATADLSSSGWKVQVGAADAFGANWHGTFERPNRNQEWQFALAANELNASEMDRWLNPQRRQNFLTRLLPFLATQPQPQPMPVWLRARGTLALGQFNLAPFVLHQLHADAAVDGRELRLTNAETGFYGGKLLGSIALNLVSQPTYEVNAKFRGVNLSQLAAHTFSLAELFSGSASGSLRISAKGIGREALLRSLSCQGAAQMSNAGYAGMDLLESISAGARRPGTTLFPAASADFSCSGGKVQFSRLLLTGSKNQIEAAGYVDFQRQLKFELHPVDNVQDENKNLKAPDPAHVFELSGTLKSPQLSRAGLHPPSR
- the rnc gene encoding ribonuclease III, with the protein product MTDPEREDLEARLGHRFHKIGWLERALTHRSHTFLSEEHHNERLEFLGDSVLGLAVSQVLVLRFPDWEEGSLSKARARLVSAASAEVAANRLRLGDHLRLGPGEEKTGGRKKRNLLADAYEAVVGAIFRDAGFEPAAAFVERTLLHDTRFTDSLLDDEDNKSALQELLQGRGIPPAEYRVVKESGPEHQKIFRVSVRVDGRSLAEGEGRSKKSAEQAAAGLALKALLAEHAGDGKAR
- a CDS encoding zf-HC2 domain-containing protein, with the translated sequence MTCREVSRHLAGYLDGAGPTDRHANVRVHLENCASCRADLESYRRLAQALAGAKAMMPPADLATRIRVEASRLQVYKSASRPILSRARMFFEHILRPLAVPATGGLLTAAFVFVFLVQSLIVGMPMGNIPNDLPTDLIQPARLESLAPFPLPALLGDGKGSASGMLKVEATVNAEGQVGDYKILSGPDDAAIRHQIDQILIFSRFRPELNFGRPTSGGQVIVTFSEVRVRG
- a CDS encoding tetratricopeptide repeat protein, translating into MKSRGTSRHLVLCVSVAIALCLLWAASAVRASAQETTEATENSPNPITVQLSPQLFATMCALDAAGFGANSTNLNLSPLETDIQARMLQLKGPAAVAVRQFYSQHQHADPEETLAPYLSFALAVGPPPEFHFMVSHDELPPAVLSIDGFSDVLRDFYSEAQIDHEWAAAEPDMEREADRLTDPFRQIVLQSTVYLRQILTPEQGRTFTVIPSMLVGPRVDFRNVGNHYIVVVGEGSVLPLEDIRHAFLHFLLDPDVLSYQPAISTRRALLSIAARAPQLPYAYQDDFVGLFDECLVRAVELKLRKLAPAPLETLLSANDRTGFILVRPVYEQLAVFEKDQSSMRLYMPDLIRSIKVAQEQKRLQSVQFAPAGERIQSGGIGGEGASANAVGEAVVNNALMRGDRQIALQDASGAAATFQSVLDQHPNLPRALYGLALASLLQNQGQKAEDIFEKLIQPPNSGSKQLPPSPDILAWSHVYLGRMHDVQGDRDGAMNEYRAALVVNGAPEAARAAAQQGIDSPYRPPAGAQKQ
- a CDS encoding sigma-70 family RNA polymerase sigma factor, with the protein product MSDLAQTLSWIQDETQLLTELRSGSDTAFDWLVTYYHASVYNVIYSIIADRSDAADVTQEVFLKVFRGIGGFRQGSSLKTWLYRIAVRESLNHRRWWQRHSKHEVSIDFSASDNQSAAELPDADATPFDRFARNELQTVVRNALSELPEVYRSAVILRDLEGLSYEEVSEVLEISVATVKTRILRGRRALRKILDPVLHEPSASAVRSELPREGAVMLSAASGVSESPLSSYAAMAMNRGSGGA